From a region of the Bacillus sp. 2205SS5-2 genome:
- a CDS encoding DUF2089 family protein, with the protein MEKDIVTHCPRCRNNLIAARLVCKDCDVELTGNFGLSKFDYLSVDEFDFVVTFLKYHGNFKAVQKEKSMSYPAVKRRMSEIVKKLGIEDKKDEKEMGNDMPTVSSLQVESSDSLIITRIKEKLNACGGRTTIKLLQGDPCEIWFDVSGKGLISPKIPPANQLVWEAFDAAVEVVIQNGGKAVKGKARSGAKLGSDDLSLNSVEGYIAHKVHGVEEGETAFGPGFVIAAVLDWADICKNERGYLSINPEFLEEMR; encoded by the coding sequence ATGGAAAAAGATATAGTGACCCATTGCCCAAGATGTAGAAATAATTTAATTGCAGCACGCCTCGTATGTAAAGATTGTGATGTAGAGTTAACGGGGAATTTTGGGCTTAGTAAATTTGATTATCTTTCTGTGGATGAATTTGATTTTGTAGTAACTTTTCTAAAGTACCATGGTAACTTTAAGGCTGTTCAGAAAGAAAAAAGTATGTCCTATCCAGCTGTTAAGAGGAGAATGTCTGAGATTGTGAAGAAATTAGGAATTGAAGATAAAAAAGATGAAAAGGAGATGGGGAATGATATGCCTACCGTAAGCTCTTTACAAGTGGAATCTAGTGACAGCTTGATAATTACTAGAATTAAAGAAAAGCTGAATGCCTGTGGTGGAAGAACTACAATCAAATTGTTACAGGGAGATCCTTGCGAAATATGGTTTGACGTTAGTGGGAAGGGGCTGATTTCTCCAAAAATTCCACCAGCAAATCAGCTGGTCTGGGAAGCTTTTGATGCTGCAGTTGAAGTTGTTATTCAGAATGGCGGTAAAGCAGTGAAAGGTAAGGCTCGTTCAGGAGCGAAACTTGGAAGTGATGATCTTTCTTTAAATTCAGTCGAAGGATATATTGCTCACAAAGTTCATGGTGTAGAGGAAGGTGAAACTGCTTTCGGCCCTGGGTTTGTAATTGCAGCAGTTTTAGATTGGGCAGATATTTGTAAAAATGAACGTGGCTATCTGTCAATAAATCCAGAATTCTTAGAGGAAATGAGATAG
- a CDS encoding HNH endonuclease encodes MNYFFVFQNKSYLKEKTGGYLWAPKRNKNGGRVSHWDRMEEVRKGDLIIHSFNKKVIAVSIASSDVYSALQPEELQEEKLWEDEGWRVDSDYFEIKSPIITSDHRIKIMELQPNHNAPFNSLGRGNTGYLFALNKELTTYLLKQTELVQEDKSDKNHINRLREQFGLLDADEMQFLDDTELIESIKDLEISNNDTTTYNGEPKEKAELKSNSKGGNSYPRNLNVAVNSLKIANFKCEYNSEHPTFIRKRDGNPYTEPHHLIPLSCHSDFPYSLDVEENIVSLCSHCHNLLHYGVNIEGVLKRLYEQRKDLLKQVGIEITFEKLLTYY; translated from the coding sequence ATGAACTATTTTTTTGTGTTTCAAAATAAAAGCTATTTAAAAGAAAAAACAGGTGGTTACTTGTGGGCACCCAAAAGAAATAAGAATGGCGGTAGAGTGTCACATTGGGACCGTATGGAAGAGGTCAGGAAAGGGGATTTAATAATTCATAGTTTTAATAAAAAAGTTATTGCTGTAAGCATAGCTAGTTCCGATGTTTATTCTGCTTTACAGCCTGAAGAGTTACAAGAAGAAAAATTATGGGAAGATGAAGGTTGGAGAGTAGATAGTGATTACTTTGAGATTAAAAGTCCAATTATAACATCAGATCATCGAATTAAAATAATGGAGCTGCAGCCTAACCATAACGCCCCTTTTAATTCACTTGGTAGAGGGAACACTGGATATTTGTTTGCATTAAATAAAGAATTGACAACCTACCTACTTAAACAGACAGAATTAGTTCAGGAAGATAAAAGTGACAAAAATCATATAAATAGATTAAGAGAACAATTTGGGCTTTTAGATGCTGACGAAATGCAATTTCTTGATGATACTGAATTAATAGAAAGCATCAAAGATTTAGAGATAAGTAATAATGACACAACTACATATAATGGAGAACCGAAAGAAAAGGCTGAATTGAAGTCTAATTCTAAGGGTGGCAATTCTTATCCTAGGAATTTAAATGTTGCAGTTAATTCACTTAAGATTGCGAATTTTAAATGTGAATATAACAGTGAACATCCAACTTTTATAAGGAAAAGAGACGGAAATCCATATACAGAGCCTCATCACTTGATTCCATTAAGTTGTCATTCTGATTTCCCGTATTCACTAGATGTTGAAGAAAATATAGTTTCCTTATGCAGCCATTGTCATAACCTTCTGCACTACGGGGTTAATATTGAAGGTGTACTGAAAAGGCTATATGAACAAAGGAAAGATCTACTTAAACAAGTTGGCATAGAAATAACATTCGAAAAGTTGTTGACTTATTATTAA